The Helianthus annuus cultivar XRQ/B chromosome 11, HanXRQr2.0-SUNRISE, whole genome shotgun sequence region GATGTTTTCGATTTCCGGCAAGAAATTGGAGTTGGATGGCTGTTGTTGGCTGTTGCATCGTGGGGGAAGAGGATCGCAGAGGTAGACGAGGTCACGAGAGAGAGCGGGAGAAACAAAATAGGAAGGGCGGTTTGGGTTGGGTTATTTTATTATAGTTCAAATTTTGTTAGGTTGGGTTaagtgggcttgggttgggctaAATTGTTTAATAAGTGGGTCATGAACTTATAAATGATGTTATATTATTATAAAAGTCAGTGTTTacgttatatttttataaaaaaacagttattacaattttttttataaattaaaaaatatgattttttttgtcTAAGGTGGGCGATtaaaatttccaaggggtgcgggtGAAAAATTCCAATGGGTGTAGTTGAGATTTTACCGAAAAATTAACACTAATTgtttttcaaggggtgcgaccGCCCACCCACGAGTGTGGGTATGATGAGAATTATGCACTTTAAGAGCATCTACATCCGCAATTTTGGTTTCGCATGCATTAGaggtagggctgcaaacgaactgaactttcagcgaacagttcatgaaccgttcggcgggaagttcgtttgtgttcgttcgtttaataaatgaacgaacacgaacaaaaaatttcgttcgtttagttaaatgaacgaacatgaacaaaggccatgttcgttcatttgtgttcgtgaacgttcggtaacgttcggtaacgtgttcgtttacgttcgtttgtttatgttcgtttgtatgttcgtgttcgtttgtgtataggaatatatacatatatatatatatatattattttattttattatccaacttatattatattatattttatggCCCAACTTATATTCTATCGTTTGTTTATGTCATATATGTTGAGCTTACTTGATGATGGTTGGACGAATTCAAGTTTATTTTGGTTATAGACGATCTCAAGGTTATTTTGGTGGATTAAATGGAGACTTGAAGTGTAAGATGAAGTTTTGAGACACTACTTTGTGTTAGTtatgtttataaaaattatatattaagctACTCAAGTTTGGATAATTAGCTTGGTATATTTTGGGTGGATCTacttagtgttttttttttttgttatgatcATCTTCGAAAGTAAatatatgttcgtttgtgtttgtttatgttcattaacgtttgtttgtgttcgtttgcatCTGTGtgcgttcatgaacgttcgtttgtgttcggtacctaaattaacaaacgaacacaaacgaacacgaacaagttcatttccttaacaaacgaacacgaacaaaaaatctcgttcagtaagtgttcgtgaacacatgaaatccttaacaaacgaacatgaacaagaccgtgttcgtgttcgttcggttcgtttgcagccctaattaGAGGTGATGAGGCCGagtggttgggggggggggggggatcacacacaaatgttatatttttaatatatatttttttatataaaaaatggaGTGTGATGTAAATGTTTGGAATGGTTTACGTTGGAGAAAAAGTAAGTTTCTTAAGATTGAGGTTTGGAATGATTTAGCGTCTAGATTTTAGACTTGGGTTAGCGTTGTGAATGCTATAATGATATGGAGactaaaaaaacatttttatcaCTTAGATGTTGTCTAGTTATCCTACATATACATTTAGAAGTTGGGGCGGCGGCAGGAATAATTCTATTTGGTGGTTGGCCAAAAGTGGCGGTCAccccttttttttgtttttttgaatGTAATAGTAATTTATAGGTCTTacaaaattacaattttatcccaCGTTTAAAATTACGATTATGCTCCCGGTTAAAAATTAAATTTGTCTTTTGCCCCTGtctaaatttacgattttgccctcaggtAAAAAAATccgattttgcccccagttcaaaataaaattatgcttctTACCCCAGCTAGAgtcctgccaaattacgattttgttcccagtttaaaattacgagtTCGCCCcctgttcaaaataaaattttggttttgcccgcagctaaaaattacgattttgccatcagttaaaACATTACGACTTTGCCCCGGGAATAGTTCAGTTAGGTGGTTGGCCAAAAGTGGCGGCCACCTTTTTTTTAACATATAATAGTTATTTATAGGTCctgccaaattacaattttatcctTAGTttataattacgattttgcccccgcttcaaaatataaattttgttTTGGCCCCGAcctaaatttacgattttgcccttagttaaaaaaatacgattttgccctcagttaaaaataaacttatggttttgcccccagctaGAGTCCTACCAAATTACTATTTGGTTCCCGGgataaaattacgatttcacccccagttcaaaataaaattttggttttgcccccagctaaaaattatgatcttgacctcagttaaaaattacgattttgccccaaatttaaaataaaaaatgggTTTCCCCTAATTTCAAAGTATTATTTCACCTCCATTTTTAAATTACGATTTATCCCAGATaaaaattgcaatcttgccatCAATTTTTTTTGGGCAAAACTATAGTAGTGTTTTATTTTAGTTGGTTTACtcaatttagttttttttttcgtgCCAAACAACTGTCTTgcactcgctaattggtcctgacaaattattgttttgcccccaactctaaATTACATGCTTGCCatcttttttgttattttttttttatgttaactatggtagtgtttttgtTTAATTGGATGACTCGATGTATCTTTTTTGAGATCGTATtataagtagcatgtataactaaACGAAATAAAGACGTACATgttattaaactaagaaatattcgGTTTAGTGGCTCGCAACGCGTACGACGCATAACTCTAGTCTGATACATTTTTAGACTTGGGTTAGCGTTTTCGAAAATGCTTATACTTTTACCCAAAAGATAGTGGCATTAATCGAAAGAACACACATACCTGAAGGGTATTAAAGGAAATTCACACCTTTTGACTTCTCATCTCGCATGCTCGGAGAACTAGCGCGACTACACTTTGGGCTCGTCTGTTGTCGTGTACAAATATCTTCTCCACGTCACATTCCGTCGTCTTCAGTTACAGAGCCCATACTCAAAAACCATTTCAATGGCGGTTGATGTCaactaacacacacacacacacacctcaatCGCAGCTCCTACTACTTCATCATCTCTCTTACTTCTCTAATCTCATCACCAAATCTCAAGGTAATCTAATTCAATCATCCTAAATCCTCTCGATTCTCGCTAAATCATCGCATTTTACGCATCAAATCACGATAAAACCTAGAAATTGATCGTATTCTAGCACGTTTTCATCTCGTAATTGCAGAATCGTTGTAAGTTCAAATTTAGGCGGGAGTTTATACGTTAATATCAAATTGATTTGATGTTTGCTTCATTGAGACGTAAAAATGTAAATGTTAGTGATTTACTTGTTCAGGAACCAAGTTTTCGTGATGAATTTAGCGTATAATGTTTAGTCTGTGATGAATTGATAGTTTTATGATCTACGTGTGCGATCAGTTGTAAAAGTTAGTGATTTACATGTTCAGGAACGAAGTTTTCGTAATGATTTTAGCGTATAACATTTAGTTTGTGACGGATTGATAGTTTTATGATCTACAAGTGCGATCAGAGCATATATGTTATGAAGAAATATAAGAACATTAGGTAAACTGTCTTTGAAATTGATGAATTATATCAGTAAATTGTGTTTATTGGATGTCATGTATTGGTGATAATAGGCTAATATATAATGATAACATCTAACTAACTTTATCTAATGTAATTTGAGCCTATCTGATATGTTGAATAATAGATAATAATGTAATCTGATGATATTTGATATTTGAATAATCTGATAATGTAGATTATCTGTAATATATGCATACAGTTTGATGCTAAATTTTTTAATACATGCTTCTGTGTGTTGTTGAAAATTGGCTACAGATGGAGAATTTCTATGGTATTAGCAACTCAAAAGGTCCTAAACACAGTAACCAGTCATCCTCACAAAACTTTGCATTGCTGAATCCTTATTGCCAGCACTTAGATCAACTGGCAGATCAGTATCTGTTAAATGATGTCAACACTACTGCATTAAGAAACTTGAATCCAAATCTCAGATACTTGCACTCTGGTAGGTCGGTTTTGGCACCACCTTCATCGGTTTCAGACTATCAGCCTTCTGTTGGACAGATGTATCATAATAACAGCAATAACCTGAGGATTGAGTCAAGAATGGAGTTGCCACATGAGTCTAGGTCACCTTTTCGTTATAGCATTACTCCTGTGAAACTGGAGGAAGATGTGGTGGTGCTTGATGGTGATATTGTGAATAGTTTACCGGTTGAAAGGTCTAGATCATCGTCGTTGTCTTTGACAGATTCTAGTGGCTCATCATCATCTGGTGGTAAGAGTTATAAGACGGAGCTTTGTCTGTCTTACTTACAGAATTCTGGTTTCTGTCGATATGGATCAAAATGCCAGGTTTTTCTTTATCTTTGCCTTGTAGAAATATGCTATTTTAGTTTAAGTTACTTGTTTATCTGCAACATGACAATTGCAAGGTGCCTCGAAAAGATCTGTCCATTCATTACCATCATGTAAACTAGGTTCATGCCTGATTTCAAGTCTTAGAATAACTCATGAATATTAAGCGATTAACTTCATAGAACCTGAATGAGTGGTTTGCTATTACTTGAAGTCTTTAATGCTCAATTTGCAAACAGAATATAACATCATCACTTCGTCTGTCACAGTTCGCACATGGCACCAAAGAGCTGCATCCAGTTCCATTTTCTTACAAGAGCATGGCTGAGGTAAAATCAAACTTAATCTCAACTACAATCATATTCAAAATGTTAATTTAACCCTCATATCTGTTCCATATATATCTGCTTAGACCCCCTGCAAGAACTATAGTCTATCAGGAACATGTTCATTCGGGTCCAAGTGTCGCTTTCTTCACCATGAAACATCTacaccaccatcttcaactacTCGGACCATCTCGCAGATCAAACCAGATGAGCCCACCAGTAGCACTGTGAACCTTAAAAGCAGTAATTGGTCCCCTATGGATGATGATATTGAGATTCAGTTGAAGGGAGATTTTGATTCTTACGCAAACAAGGTTCTTTATGGCCCGCAAAGGAGAAATAGGCTGCCAGCGTTCACTCACATTTGCCCAGAGTAAGACTTTGTCAACACACACCAGTAGTACTTCTCTCTTGTTTTGTGAATGAGTACTTTTTCAACACACATATTACTTCTCTGTTAATTGTTTTGTGAATGAGTTTTTGATAAACATACAACTTGGTAGAGTCCGTTTGATTGATGCGATAAATAATCGAGCTTGAACAGTTTAATGGACAATTCTTGCATGGGTGATTTTGTTATGCACAGTCAGTATGGATCCAATATCGGTCCTGACCTGGCTTCAAAGCCCCATACTCTTAGGTTAGGTTGAGCGTAATCCTAACATTTTATAGGAAAGCTCAAAGCTCGGGTAGGCCCGGCGACCCAGTCTAAAGTCTGGTTAAATCAATACCCCATACTCATAAAAGTATATATGACATGAAGTTTGGGGTGTCAAAATGAGTCTTATTCACACGTTGTTAGAACCCGAGTTTAGACAAACCTAGTCTTACTCTGAACCTGAACTTACAAATTCGACACCCATTTTAATGGACAAATTCAAGTTTTCGTGGGTTGACATGACACGCCCCGTTTTGCACAAGACCTGTTTAGATAAACATTTTGAGGGTTTGGCCTAAAACTAAACCGAATCCAAATAGACAAAACTAAAAGTCTACTTATTTCTAGTTAGGCTCATGTGTGTCAATGATTCACAAACCACAACCCGTGTCAAGGATTCACAAACCACAACCCTAGATAAATATTAATCAAAATCTTAAAATCTGAAATTTGAGGTTCATTATTCACGTTTTCGGTTTTAAGTTTGATATTTTGAGAGTTCTTGATTTAATCACAACAAAGTTTGGATTTTGAATTCGGAAATTATATATAgttctaaaaataaaaacttcAATAAGAAACAAAGCATGAAGATTGAGATGCATAATTGTCATCTCAAACCAAAATACTGTTGGAAACATTTTTATAACAAAGCAGTAGTAAACTAtgaaaatggtccctgaggtttagtaacttttagagcattcacatcatTCATGACATCAAATTctgtgtgtggtgtttttaaactataaaaagtataaaaagtggttgtgagtggaggagagagaaaatgttactgtttatcTGTACATTTGGGGGACATTATTCACCcttataattttttatattttttgaaagtggttgtgagtggagggagagagaaaaaggtaatgataaaggtatacaaatattatttaattgaaaaacagagagaaaatgtagtgttttttagtgtaatttatgGTAAAAATATGGTGGGATGGATATGAATCCTCTTACTACTTTAAtttaaaactcaaaccttttgaatttgggtccctttggtttcaattttgttgtcattttcatttaAAAGCAAAATCttgtcagatttttcagttaacatctagCTTTATTGTCTTTTTCTCCCTTTCAACGAAGGGCAAAATtgtcagatttttttaatttttataataaaacgttagAAGACCATTTTACGCTTCATTAAAAgagagaaaaaaacaaaaaaaactggatattaactgaaaaatctgaccagattttaattttggatgaaaatgtcaACATATATTGAAACTATAGGAAACGAAATTCAAACGGTTTGAGTTTTGTACTAAAGTGGTAAAAGTGGAAACCTCAGAGACTATTCCACCAGTTTACTCACTATTCCAGCAGTTTACTCAAGCAGTAATTATAAAACCCTTTTgagttaaaaacaaaaacaaaagggGCCAGTTAGGATAAACCATAAATCTTAGAAACAAAACCAGCCCATATGCACCACCCAATCAAGATGACACAATGACAATCACCACTCACTCTTTAATCTCCACCTTCACCCCTCCTCACcacaccttcaaccaccaccaccaccgtcaccaccaacTCAAACCTCCACTCAAACCACGCGCACAACTCTCCCTAACAACTCCACAACCACCAACCTCTCAACCAACCCCAACCACCACCGGCGTCATTGTCATCGGCGCCGGTCTATCCGGCTTAGCCGCCGCCGTACGCCTCCACGCCGACAACATCCCCTTCCTCCTCCTCGAAGCCGCCGACGCCGTCGGCGGCCGTGTACGCACCGACACCGTCGACGGCTTCCTCCTCGACCGTGGTTTCCAGATCTTCATCACCGGTTATCCAGAAGCCAGAAAAATACTCGATTACAAAACCCTAGATCTTCAAAAATTCTACTCCGGTGCCAAAGTTTACTACGGCGGACGCTTCCACACCGTCGCCGATCCGTTACGTCACTTTTCCGACGCTATTCAATCTCTAACGAATCCAATCGGATCAGTTTTTGATAAATCTCTCATCGCGTTGACTAGAGTAAGGGTTTTGACTCAATCCGATGAGCAACTACTCTCCGGTGAAGAGACTTCAACAATTAGTTTACTTAAACGAATCGGATTCTCCGATTCGATTGTGGATCGGTTTTTTCGACCATTTTTCGGGGGGATTTTCTTCGATAGGGAGCTCGAAACGACTTCGAGGCTATTCGATTTCATCTTCAAATGTTTAGCTCTCGGCGATAACACGCTTCCTGCGAAAGGAATTTCCGCAATTCCGGAACAGTTAGCGGCTAAATTACCGTCGAATTCGATCATTCTCAACTCACCGGTGGCTTCTGTTGACAATTCGGATTCGATTTACACTGTTACGTTGAAGAACGGTGAGGTTTTACAATCCGAATACGGTGTGATCGTTGCGGTTGAAGAACCCGAAGCT contains the following coding sequences:
- the LOC110890278 gene encoding protoporphyrinogen oxidase 2, chloroplastic/mitochondrial; translated protein: MTITTHSLISTFTPPHHTFNHHHHRHHQLKPPLKPRAQLSLTTPQPPTSQPTPTTTGVIVIGAGLSGLAAAVRLHADNIPFLLLEAADAVGGRVRTDTVDGFLLDRGFQIFITGYPEARKILDYKTLDLQKFYSGAKVYYGGRFHTVADPLRHFSDAIQSLTNPIGSVFDKSLIALTRVRVLTQSDEQLLSGEETSTISLLKRIGFSDSIVDRFFRPFFGGIFFDRELETTSRLFDFIFKCLALGDNTLPAKGISAIPEQLAAKLPSNSIILNSPVASVDNSDSIYTVTLKNGEVLQSEYGVIVAVEEPEAVKLLAGEWNMDNFCSEIKQPVRSTVCIYFSAERSQVPVDDPVLFINGSGRGIVNNMFFATNVAPSYGPPGKALVSVSLIGLYEDESDEDLRVRVVEELSSWFGPDVAGSWTYLKTYRVRFAQPNQCPPTDLRKNSKVGNGLYACGDYRTSATFDGALVSGREAAEALLKDRSLVRAS
- the LOC110892016 gene encoding zinc finger CCCH domain-containing protein 14-like, whose protein sequence is MENFYGISNSKGPKHSNQSSSQNFALLNPYCQHLDQLADQYLLNDVNTTALRNLNPNLRYLHSGRSVLAPPSSVSDYQPSVGQMYHNNSNNLRIESRMELPHESRSPFRYSITPVKLEEDVVVLDGDIVNSLPVERSRSSSLSLTDSSGSSSSGGKSYKTELCLSYLQNSGFCRYGSKCQFAHGTKELHPVPFSYKSMAETPCKNYSLSGTCSFGSKCRFLHHETSTPPSSTTRTISQIKPDEPTSSTVNLKSSNWSPMDDDIEIQLKGDFDSYANKVLYGPQRRNRLPAFTHICPE